GAAGAACCTCTTGTACTAGCAACGGGAGGATTAGCTAATTTAATAGCTAAAGAAACTGATGCTATAGATAAGGTGGATTCTGATTTAACATTGGAAGGATTAAATATATTATATAAAAAGAATAAGGAAATGGAAAATTAAGAATGAAAGAGTTTATGGATAGTATAGAAAAGTAAGGAGTACATTCTAAATGAAAATAGGAGATTTAACTTTTGAGAATAATATATTTTTAGCCCCTATGGCAGGTGTGACAGATATATCATTTAGAGGATTATGTAAAGAAATGGGATGTGGGTTAGTTTATACCGAAATGGTTAGTGCTAAAGCTTTATATTATGGAAGTGAAAATACACAAGCCTTACTTAGAATAGCAGATGAAGAAAAACCAGTGGCAGTTCAAATTTTTGGAAGGGAACCAGATATAATGGCAAATATCTGTGAAGAACAATTAAATGATAGAAGTGATATTTGCATTATTGACATAAATATGGGCTGCCCAGCTCCTAAGATAGTTAAAAACGGAGAGGGATCTGCTTTGATGAATGAGCCAGAACTTGCATATGAAATTGTAAAGGCTATAAAAAAGGTTTCTAAAAAGCCTGTTACTGTTAAATTCCGAAAGGGATTTGATGAGGATAATATTAATGCGGTAGAATTCGCAAAAGGGATGGAACAAGCAGGAGTTGATGCAATTACTATTCATGGACGAACAAGAAAACAGATGTATCAAGGTGTTGCAGACTGGGAGATAATAAAAAAAATCAAAGAAAGTGTTTCTGTTCCTGTAATAGGTAATGGAGATGTATTTTCGCCGGAAGACGCTCTTAAAATGAAAGATATTACTAATTGTGATGGTATAATGATTGCTAGAGGAAGCCAAGGAAATCCATGGATATTTAGGCAAGTGAGCAGTGCATTAAAAGGGCAAACTATTAATGAAATTTCAAATAGAGAAAAAATTGAAATGTGCATTAGGCATTATGAATTAGCAATTAAATATGATGGTGAATTCAAAGCTATTAGAGAAATGAGAAAACATGCATCGTGGTACATTAAGGGTCTTCCAAGATGCACAGATATTAGAAATCAAATTAATATCTTAGATAATAGTAAAAAAGTAATTGAAATTTTAATGAAATATAAAGAAGAATTAAAAGGTAAATTTTAGCAAATAAATAATAGTTAGAATAATCTAATGATTTGGGGCATATTATTAATATTTAGAAAATTGAAGATAAGAGCACAAATTGCTTTAAGGCAGGATTTGTTGACATATCAAATATGCTGATTTATAATTAGTTAAATGTTTTAAGGTTAAAAGCTTATTTTAGGCTATTTAAAAGAAATAATTTAATTTACTCTGTTTAAAAGATATCTTAATAACAGAGTTTATCTAAGTTAATTTGTACAATACTTAATTTGAAAAAAATTAATGCGTGTAATTGTTAATTTAATAAATATAGAAGGTTTTAAAGGGGAGTAAAATATATGAGCCAAGCAAAACAATATTTAATGACTTATGAAGGTGTTAAAAAATTAGAAAGTGAACTTGAATATTTAAAGACAGTAAAAAGAAAAGAAATAACTGAAAAGATAAAGGTTGCATTAGGATATGGAGATTTAAGTGAAAACTCTGAATATGATGAAGCTAAGAATGACCAAGCATTTACAGAAGGAAGAATACTTCAATTAGAAAATATGTTAAAGAATGCAGTTGTTGTTGATGAATCAGAAATTCCAAGTGATATTGTTTCAGTTGGATCAAAGGTTAAAGTTAAAGATTATGAATTTGATGAAGAAGTAGAATATTCAATAGTAGGTTCAGCGGAAGCAGATCCTATGAATTTTAAGATATCAAATGAATCGCCAGTTGGAAGCGCTTTAATGGGGAAAAAAGTGGGCGCTATATTAGAAGTGATAGTTCCAAATGGAGTAAATAAATTTGAAATACTAGGAATAAGTAGAAGTTAATTGGAGGTACAATATGTCAACTGAAGAAATTAGTATACAGGAATTAGAGTCTCAGTATAATGAACAAGAAGGTTTAAGAAGAGATAAACTAACAGAGTTACAAAATGCAGGAAAAGATCCTTTTGATGTTTATAAAGTAAATAGAACTCATACATCAGAAGAGGTTAAGGCAAATTATGATACATTAGAAGGTAAAGAAGTAACAGTTGCAGGAAGATTAATGTCTAAAAGAGGTCAAGGAAAGGTTGTATTCTCAGATATATATGATAAAGATGGAAAGATACAATTATTCTTAAAGATTGACAAAGTTGGTGAAGAAAATTTAAAGCAATATAAAACACTTGATATAGGTGATTGGGTTTCAGCAAGTGGTGAAGTATTTACAACAAAAACAGGTGAAGTATCGGTAAATGTAAATACCTTTGAACTAAATTGTAAATCTTTAAAACCACTTCCTGAAAAATGGCATGGATTAAAAGATCCTGATTTAAGATATAGACAAAGAGAAGTTGATATAATTACAAATCTAGAAGTAAAAGATACTTTTATTAAGAGAAGCAAAATTATTTCAGCAATGAGAGAATTCTTAGATACTAAGGGTTTCCTAGAAGTAGAAACTCCAATACTTGGAGCAATAGCAGGTGGAGCAGCAGCAAAACCATTTATTACTCACCATAATACTTTAGATATGGATATGTATTTAAGAATTGCACCAGAGTTGTATCTTAAGAGATTAATAGTTGCTGGATTTGAAAAAGTATATGAAATAGGAAGAAACTTCAGAAATGAAGGAATGTCAGTTAGACATAATCCGGAATTTACGACTATTGAATTATATGAAGCATATTCTGATTATAACGATATGATGGAAATTACAGAAAATATGATTGCCTATGCTTGTGAAAAGATAAATGGAACTACTAAGGTTAATTACCAAGGTACTGAAATAGATTTTATGCCACCATGGAGAAGAATTACTATGGTTGATGCTGTGAAGGAATATTCAGGCATAGATTTTAATGAAATTAAATCTGCTGAGGAAGCTCAAGCTATAGCTAAAGAAAAGCATTTAGAATTTGCAAAACCTTTAGATAAAGTAACAAAGGGTGATGTATTAAATGCTTTATATGAAGAATTTGGTGAAGCAAATATGATTCAACCT
The DNA window shown above is from Clostridium beijerinckii and carries:
- a CDS encoding tRNA dihydrouridine synthase DusB; translated protein: MKIGDLTFENNIFLAPMAGVTDISFRGLCKEMGCGLVYTEMVSAKALYYGSENTQALLRIADEEKPVAVQIFGREPDIMANICEEQLNDRSDICIIDINMGCPAPKIVKNGEGSALMNEPELAYEIVKAIKKVSKKPVTVKFRKGFDEDNINAVEFAKGMEQAGVDAITIHGRTRKQMYQGVADWEIIKKIKESVSVPVIGNGDVFSPEDALKMKDITNCDGIMIARGSQGNPWIFRQVSSALKGQTINEISNREKIEMCIRHYELAIKYDGEFKAIREMRKHASWYIKGLPRCTDIRNQINILDNSKKVIEILMKYKEELKGKF
- a CDS encoding transcription elongation factor GreA, coding for MSQAKQYLMTYEGVKKLESELEYLKTVKRKEITEKIKVALGYGDLSENSEYDEAKNDQAFTEGRILQLENMLKNAVVVDESEIPSDIVSVGSKVKVKDYEFDEEVEYSIVGSAEADPMNFKISNESPVGSALMGKKVGAILEVIVPNGVNKFEILGISRS
- the lysS gene encoding lysine--tRNA ligase, producing MSTEEISIQELESQYNEQEGLRRDKLTELQNAGKDPFDVYKVNRTHTSEEVKANYDTLEGKEVTVAGRLMSKRGQGKVVFSDIYDKDGKIQLFLKIDKVGEENLKQYKTLDIGDWVSASGEVFTTKTGEVSVNVNTFELNCKSLKPLPEKWHGLKDPDLRYRQREVDIITNLEVKDTFIKRSKIISAMREFLDTKGFLEVETPILGAIAGGAAAKPFITHHNTLDMDMYLRIAPELYLKRLIVAGFEKVYEIGRNFRNEGMSVRHNPEFTTIELYEAYSDYNDMMEITENMIAYACEKINGTTKVNYQGTEIDFMPPWRRITMVDAVKEYSGIDFNEIKSAEEAQAIAKEKHLEFAKPLDKVTKGDVLNALYEEFGEANMIQPTFVMDYPVEISPLTKKKRGNPEFTERFEGFVFGRELCNAYSELNDPIVQRQRFEQQANERELGDDEAYMLDEQFMSALETGMPPTGGMGMGIDRLAMFLTDSASIRDVLLFPTMRPQK